Proteins co-encoded in one Haloarcula pelagica genomic window:
- a CDS encoding phosphate uptake regulator PhoU, whose product METRKVQRLGPSTLAMTLPAEWASKHNVEKGDEVSLRMGGKGTLTVLPESVQSEESQATIHAENLNADAVERAIVAQYVLGRRIIHVEAPEGSTLDSAHINAVYNAETQLMGLGVIEETPDRIAIRCSVDPEDFTLDNLLERLESTGSTMRNEAVKSLAHGNPDLAQRALNRERQANKIFVLLLRLIFTAYQNPNLARAIGLEDGFPLIGYRSIAKNLELTADNAEDIAEIALEATDHSLNVESSTMRRIREFTDKVNEISELAVQAAVERNYDTAIEVREEYAKIGDREHEILDDLPEMDNESLLQIREVLVSLRQTAEYAVRNAEIATNLALNEESEHTTIE is encoded by the coding sequence ATGGAAACGCGGAAAGTCCAGCGGTTGGGGCCGTCGACGCTCGCCATGACGCTTCCCGCGGAGTGGGCGTCCAAGCACAACGTCGAGAAGGGCGACGAGGTGTCGCTACGGATGGGCGGCAAAGGCACGCTGACCGTGTTGCCTGAGTCCGTCCAGTCCGAGGAATCACAGGCGACGATCCACGCCGAGAACCTCAACGCCGACGCGGTCGAGCGGGCGATCGTCGCACAGTACGTCCTGGGCCGGCGGATCATCCACGTCGAAGCGCCGGAGGGCAGCACGCTCGATTCGGCACACATCAACGCCGTCTACAACGCCGAGACGCAGTTGATGGGGCTGGGCGTGATCGAGGAGACGCCCGACCGGATCGCGATCCGGTGTTCCGTCGATCCGGAGGACTTCACGCTCGATAACCTCCTGGAACGGCTGGAGTCGACCGGTTCGACTATGCGCAACGAGGCGGTCAAGTCACTGGCCCACGGGAACCCGGACCTCGCTCAGCGGGCGCTGAACCGCGAGCGCCAGGCGAACAAGATCTTCGTCCTCCTGTTGCGGCTCATCTTCACCGCCTACCAGAACCCGAACCTCGCCCGGGCGATCGGGCTGGAGGACGGGTTCCCGCTGATCGGCTACCGGTCGATCGCGAAGAACCTGGAACTGACCGCCGACAACGCCGAAGACATCGCCGAGATCGCGCTGGAGGCGACCGACCACTCGCTGAACGTCGAGTCCTCGACGATGCGGCGCATCCGTGAGTTCACCGACAAGGTCAACGAGATCAGCGAACTTGCCGTCCAGGCCGCCGTCGAACGCAACTACGACACGGCGATCGAGGTCCGCGAGGAGTACGCCAAGATCGGCGACCGGGAACACGAGATCCTCGACGACCTGCCGGAGATGGACAACGAGTCGCTGCTCCAGATCCGCGAAGTCCTGGTCAGCCTCCGCCAGACCGCCGAGTACGCCGTCCGGAACGCTGAGATCGCGACGAACCTCGCGCTCAACGAGGAGTCCGAACACACGACCATCGAGTGA
- a CDS encoding ATP-NAD kinase family protein, which translates to MRRIGVVVNPIAGMGGRVGLKGTDGKVEEARRRGAEPRAPARAREALDAIAETDTEIELLACGGPMGAGVAREAGFDSDVVATPADPERTTGEDTHRAVRAFIDAGVDAVLFVGGDGTAVDVATAIDEAGVETPMLGVPAGVKVYSSVFGVTPRAAGHVVATFTDTERAEVNDIDEDAFRGGEVVTELRAVATVPVADQRQSAKQRGGGSVDALASAVAEETEPGVTYVLGPGSTVGAIKSRLGFDGTALGVDVWCDGEVVVADASEQEILDALGEENVIVVSPIGGQGFVFGRGNQQLSPAVIRQSRLQVVASSRKLDDIGRLRVDTGDTELDESLAGWLRVRVGRYEQRLVEVVG; encoded by the coding sequence ATGCGACGGATCGGTGTCGTGGTCAACCCGATCGCCGGGATGGGCGGCCGCGTCGGACTCAAGGGGACTGACGGGAAAGTCGAGGAGGCGCGGCGCCGGGGCGCGGAGCCGCGTGCGCCGGCTCGGGCACGCGAAGCGCTCGACGCAATCGCCGAGACAGACACCGAGATCGAACTGCTCGCCTGTGGCGGTCCGATGGGTGCGGGCGTCGCCCGCGAGGCCGGCTTCGACTCCGACGTGGTCGCCACACCGGCGGACCCGGAGCGAACGACCGGCGAGGACACCCACCGGGCTGTCCGAGCGTTCATCGATGCCGGCGTCGACGCCGTCCTGTTCGTCGGTGGCGACGGGACCGCCGTCGACGTTGCCACGGCGATCGACGAAGCGGGGGTCGAGACGCCGATGCTCGGCGTGCCGGCCGGCGTGAAAGTCTACTCCTCGGTGTTCGGCGTGACGCCGCGGGCGGCCGGCCACGTCGTCGCGACCTTCACCGACACCGAGCGCGCGGAGGTCAACGACATCGACGAGGACGCCTTCCGCGGGGGCGAGGTGGTGACCGAACTGCGCGCGGTGGCGACGGTCCCGGTCGCCGACCAGCGACAGTCGGCCAAGCAACGGGGCGGCGGCTCGGTCGACGCGCTGGCGTCGGCCGTCGCCGAGGAGACCGAGCCCGGCGTCACCTACGTGCTGGGGCCGGGGAGTACGGTCGGCGCGATCAAGTCCCGACTGGGGTTCGACGGGACGGCGCTGGGTGTCGATGTCTGGTGTGACGGCGAGGTCGTCGTCGCTGACGCCAGCGAACAGGAGATCCTGGACGCGCTGGGCGAGGAGAACGTCATCGTCGTCTCGCCGATCGGCGGCCAGGGCTTCGTCTTCGGTCGCGGGAACCAGCAGCTCTCGCCGGCGGTGATACGCCAGTCGCGTCTCCAGGTCGTCGCCTCAAGCCGGAAACTCGACGACATCGGCCGCCTCAGAGTCGATACGGGGGATACGGAACTCGACGAGTCGCTCGCGGGCTGGCTCCGCGTCCGGGTCGGCCGGTACGAACAGCGCCTCGTCGAGGTTGTCGGCTGA
- a CDS encoding molybdopterin-binding protein, which yields MRVAVVTVGDELLAGDTVNTNAAWLGQQLAARGVTVERATVVPDRTGDIARVVNEYHAEYDAVIVTGGLGPTHDDVTIDGVAAAFGRAVVESEAALAWLEENGGYTREDLTDGTGEVPEGARVLPNHEGVAPGCVVERCYVLPGVPAEMKRMFEEVAEEFEGDPEHVVAVETSEPESALLDRLSAVREEFPGVDVGSYPGENVTVRFKGTDEAAVEDAAAWLRERVEQ from the coding sequence ATGCGCGTCGCCGTGGTCACTGTCGGGGACGAACTGCTCGCCGGAGACACGGTCAACACGAACGCCGCCTGGCTCGGCCAGCAACTCGCAGCGCGGGGCGTCACCGTCGAGCGAGCGACGGTGGTCCCCGACAGGACCGGAGATATCGCCAGAGTCGTCAACGAGTACCACGCCGAGTACGACGCGGTGATCGTCACTGGCGGGCTGGGACCGACACACGACGACGTGACGATCGACGGCGTCGCCGCGGCGTTCGGCCGGGCGGTCGTCGAGAGCGAGGCGGCCCTCGCGTGGCTGGAAGAGAACGGAGGGTACACCCGGGAGGACCTGACCGACGGGACCGGCGAGGTCCCCGAAGGTGCCCGCGTGCTCCCCAACCACGAGGGCGTCGCGCCGGGCTGTGTCGTCGAGCGCTGTTACGTCCTGCCAGGGGTTCCAGCCGAGATGAAACGGATGTTCGAGGAGGTCGCCGAGGAGTTCGAGGGCGACCCGGAACACGTCGTCGCCGTCGAGACCAGCGAACCGGAGAGCGCGCTGCTCGACCGGCTGTCGGCCGTCCGCGAGGAGTTCCCCGGGGTCGACGTCGGGAGCTACCCCGGCGAGAACGTCACCGTCCGGTTCAAGGGCACCGACGAGGCGGCCGTCGAGGACGCCGCCGCGTGGCTCCGGGAGCGCGTCGAGCAGTAG
- a CDS encoding DUF5803 family protein, translating to MNRRHLALVAVIATLALSGCTGVFGPEPSDPDRLNQNASYDWDTTEDATIVVNRSSYTAVYDVENRSTFEVYTRSGLGRERSVPIRGLRFRYENGTVIAPANSSLAATEGSQRTEIQFGENVSGEVAFTAPRSGKQFTTPTLVEGGAYAVTLPPGARVGIPLLSQVTPGGPETAVDSETDRMTLSWEAVDTQMLSVRYYLQRDLLLFGGLTAVGIVVAIVGSVYYYRQLQAVKRRREEAGIDIEEEDDDPRDRGPPPGMR from the coding sequence ATGAACCGCCGTCACCTCGCTCTCGTGGCCGTGATCGCAACGCTCGCGCTGTCCGGTTGTACCGGCGTCTTCGGCCCGGAACCTTCCGATCCGGACCGGCTGAACCAGAACGCGAGCTACGACTGGGACACCACCGAGGACGCGACCATCGTCGTCAATCGATCGTCGTACACCGCCGTCTACGATGTCGAGAACCGCTCGACGTTCGAGGTGTACACGCGCAGCGGCCTCGGTCGCGAGCGCAGCGTCCCGATCCGTGGCCTGCGCTTCCGGTACGAGAACGGAACGGTGATCGCACCGGCGAACTCGTCGCTGGCCGCGACCGAGGGGAGTCAGCGGACCGAGATCCAGTTCGGAGAGAACGTCTCCGGCGAGGTCGCCTTCACCGCGCCCCGGTCGGGCAAGCAGTTCACGACGCCGACCCTCGTCGAGGGTGGCGCCTACGCCGTGACGCTGCCGCCGGGCGCTCGGGTCGGGATCCCGCTGCTCTCCCAGGTCACCCCTGGCGGGCCGGAGACGGCCGTCGATTCCGAGACCGACCGGATGACGCTCTCGTGGGAGGCAGTCGACACGCAGATGCTGAGTGTCAGGTACTACCTCCAGCGCGATCTGCTGCTGTTCGGCGGGCTGACGGCCGTCGGGATCGTGGTCGCCATCGTCGGGTCGGTGTACTACTACCGCCAGCTTCAGGCGGTCAAACGCCGCCGTGAGGAGGCCGGGATCGACATCGAAGAGGAGGACGACGATCCGCGCGACCGCGGCCCGCCGCCGGGGATGCGATAG
- a CDS encoding DUF2110 family protein has translation MVVLGTKVYVAGDARDRTLDGLRGIVQDRFGELDVSFDVGLRDDEFPTVTVDGPDATVARNLLREEFGELVTTHEAGETYVGTLEQWDDDGFVLDVGFGQTVRVPADGLNLGQGSPAQIRRRFGLVQHMPLWFVAGDDPRLADETVDRLYDWSRGNGRVNANSVTRSEARATVNRAGHAQDIVTVERIGLLEQSIVCNPDTDAPGLLSDIGQYMPSELLAVVP, from the coding sequence ATGGTCGTCCTCGGCACGAAAGTGTACGTCGCGGGCGACGCCCGCGACCGTACGCTCGACGGACTGCGTGGGATCGTTCAGGACCGGTTCGGTGAACTCGATGTCTCCTTCGACGTGGGGCTCCGGGACGACGAGTTCCCGACGGTGACCGTCGACGGCCCGGACGCGACCGTCGCACGGAACCTGCTTCGCGAGGAGTTCGGCGAACTCGTCACGACCCACGAGGCCGGCGAGACCTACGTCGGGACCCTCGAACAGTGGGACGACGACGGCTTCGTCCTCGATGTCGGGTTCGGGCAGACGGTGCGGGTTCCGGCCGACGGTCTGAATCTCGGCCAGGGGTCGCCGGCACAGATCCGCAGGCGGTTCGGCCTCGTCCAGCACATGCCGCTGTGGTTCGTCGCCGGTGACGACCCGCGGCTGGCCGACGAGACCGTCGACCGGCTCTACGACTGGTCGCGGGGCAACGGCCGCGTCAACGCCAACAGCGTCACCCGCTCGGAGGCCCGCGCGACGGTCAACCGGGCCGGTCACGCACAGGACATCGTGACCGTCGAGCGTATCGGCCTGCTCGAACAGAGTATCGTCTGCAACCCGGACACGGACGCGCCGGGCCTGCTCTCGGATATCGGACAGTACATGCCCTCTGAACTGCTCGCTGTCGTCCCCTGA
- the tfe gene encoding transcription factor E produces the protein MAFEDLLEDPVIQKYLHELVGPKGMPVAAAPPDGEVTDEELAEELGLELNDVRRALFILYENDLASYRRLRDEDSGWLTYLWTFEYDEIPEKLEGEMHRLLDGLEERRQYERDNEFYLCENCGIRFEFGEAMEFGFQCPECGNQVESMENTRLVDAMERRIEELRDELNVDHVEA, from the coding sequence ATGGCTTTTGAGGACCTCTTGGAGGACCCCGTCATACAGAAGTACCTCCACGAGCTTGTCGGACCGAAAGGGATGCCGGTCGCCGCCGCGCCGCCGGACGGCGAAGTGACCGACGAAGAACTGGCAGAGGAGTTGGGGCTGGAACTGAACGACGTTCGCCGCGCGCTGTTCATCCTCTACGAGAACGACCTGGCGTCGTACCGACGCCTCCGGGACGAGGATTCGGGGTGGCTCACCTACCTCTGGACCTTCGAGTACGACGAGATTCCCGAGAAGCTCGAAGGGGAGATGCACCGCCTGCTCGACGGCCTCGAAGAGCGCCGCCAGTACGAGCGCGACAACGAGTTCTACCTCTGTGAGAACTGTGGCATCCGGTTCGAGTTCGGCGAGGCCATGGAGTTTGGCTTCCAGTGTCCCGAGTGTGGGAACCAGGTCGAGTCCATGGAGAACACCCGACTCGTCGACGCCATGGAACGCCGGATCGAGGAACTGCGCGACGAACTGAACGTCGACCACGTGGAAGCCTGA